gagtattgagtacaggagttgggatgtcatcttgaagttgtacaggacattggtgaggccaaatttggaatattgtgtgcagttttggtcatcgaattacaggaaggatataaacagaatagagagaatggagagaggtttacaagaatgttgctggggtttcagactttgagttacggggaaaagttgagcaggctgggactttattgtctggagcgtagaagattgagggatgatttgacagaggtatttaaaattatgagagggacagatagattcaatatggacaggctttttccattgagagtgggggagattcaaacaagaggatatggattgagattgaaggggaagaAGTTTAGGGAAATCATGAGGTGGAatctcttcactcagaggatgtgGGAGTGTGCGGTGAGTTTCGGCCAAAGTTTAAcacttaaagaaaagttggataggtatatggatgggagaggcgtGGAGGGTTAAGGGaaaggtgcaggtcattgggactaggtgggagaagatgtttggcatggactagaagggccgaaacggcctgtttcagtgctgcaaATGTTATCTGGTTAtatgagaggggaagggggttcAGGAATGGGGACAGGGCGTCAAGACCTCTCCAGCCCACCACCCACACACTCCCCTCTGCCCACAGGGAACGCATGTGCCACCATCCGGGCCACGCAGTCGAGCTTGAGCGATTACCGGGGCTTGGCGCTGAATGCCATTGACAGGAACACGGACACCAACTACATCAACGGTTCATGCAGCCGCACGGCAGAGCAAAACTCGCCGTGGTGGAGTGTTGACTTCTTCTACCACTACAAGGTCTATGTGGTGAAGATCACTGCTGGCAACAACTGTGGCGGTTTGTCCAGGGCCGAGATCCGCATTGGAGACAACGCCAATCCCAGTGGCACGGAGAACACAATGTAAATCACACCTGCCTGGGATACATACATCCCCGCACTGTGGACTAACCTGGGGACACCCCACACTGTTCACTAACCCAGGGACACCCCACACTGTTCACTGACCCAGGGACACCCCACACTGTTCACTGACCCGGGGACACCCCACAATGTTCACTGACCTGGGGAAGCCCCACACTGTTCACTGACCCAGGGACACACCACACTGTTCACTAACTCGGGGACACTCCACACTGTTCACTAACCCGGGGACACTCCACACTATTCACTAACCCAGGACACCCCACACTGTTCACTGACCTGGAGACACCCCACACTGTGGACTAACCCGGGGAACAACCCACACTGTGGACTAACCCGAGGGCACCCCACACTGTTCACTAACCTGGGGACACCCAACACTGTTCACTGACCCGGGGACACCCCACACTGTGGACTAACCCAGGGACACCCCACACTGTTCACTAACCTGGGGGCACCCAACACTGTTCACTGACCTGGGGACACCCCACACTGTGGACTAACCCGGGGACACCCCACACTGTTCACTAACCTGAGGACACCAACACTGTTCACTGACCCGGGGACACCCCACACTGTGGACTAATACGGGGACACCCCACACTGTTCACTAACCCGCGGATACCCCACATTGTTCACCGACTCGGGGACACCCCACAATGTTCACTGACCTGGGGAAGCCCCACACTGTTCACTGACCCAGGGACACACCACACTGTTCACTAACTCGGGGACACTCCACACTGTTCACTAACACGGGGACACCCCACACTATTCACTAACCCAGGACACCCCACACTGTTCACTGACCTGGAGACACCCCACACTGTGGACTAACCCAGGGAACAACCCACACTGTGGACTAACCCGAGGACACACCACACTGTTCACTAACCCGGGGATACCCCACATTGTTCACTGACTCTGGGACACCCCACACTGTTCACTAACCTGAGGAAACCCTACACTGGGGACTAacccagggacatccctcactgTTCCCTAACCCGGGGACACCCCTCATTGTTCACTAACCCGGGGACACCCCACACTGTTCACTAACCTGGGGAATCCCCACACTGTTCACTAACCGGGGACAGCCCACACTGTGGACTACCCCTGGGACACCCCACACTGTTCATTCACCTGGGGAAACCCCACACTGTTCACTGAACCAGGGACACCCCACACTGTTCATTCACCTGGGGAAACCCCACACTGTTCACTGAACCAGGGACACCCCACACTGTTCACTAACCTGGGGACTTCCCACACTGTGGACTAACCCAGGACACCCCACACTCTTCACTGACCTGGAGACACCCCACACTGTGGACTAACCCAGGGAACAACCCACACTGTGGACTAACCCGAGGACACACCACACTGTTCACTAACCCGGGGATACCCCACATTGTTCACCGACTCTGGGACACCCCTCACTGTTCACTAACCCGGGGACACCCCACACTATTCACTAACCTGGGGAAACCCCACACTGTTCACTAACCCGGGGACAGCCCACACTGTGGACTACCCCTGGGACACCCCACACTGTTCATTCACCTGGGGAAACCCCACACTGTTCACTGAACCAGGGACACCCCACACTGTTCACTAACCTGGGGACTTCCCACACTGTGGACTATCCCAGGGACACCCCACACTGTGCACTAACCCCGGACATGCCATACACTATTTCCATCCCTGACATTAAGCAAGGCGGTCCTGAGATGGACGTTGTGTTGAATGTTGGTGTAGATAGGCGTGAGTATACGGGTGATGTTCATTCTCTCTCTGCCTTTACAGTTGTTCCAGAAATGTGAACGTGCCTGCAGGCCAGGCCAAGTACTTCTACTGTCAGCCCTTGGGTGTACACGGCCGCTACATGTCGATATCCGTCCCTGGGAGGACGACCTGCCTGTCCCTCTGTGAGGTTGAGGCATATGGATCCTACGACCCTCACTAAACCTCTCGGTGAGCATCTCTCCCACTCCTCCCCCACTTTCGCTACCCCGGATACAGCCCTCAGTGATCCAGAGGAAGAAGTGGCCTGGTTGATATATCTCAGACTCTCGAAGTCTGCAAAATGGAACACCGAAAACAGGAGCAGGGGTCTGCCATCTAAGTTGTCGAGCCTGTTCTGCTGTTACGTGTGGCCCTGGACTCAGATCTACCTAATTGACCCTTCCCCATAACAATTGCCCAACTATTTTCAAATTGTTCTTGTAGAGgttcaacacagtaacaggccctttcagcccacgagtccctgCTGCCCGATTAAGTACACCCcggtgttttgaacagtgggagtaaaccagaacctccagggaaaacccacgcagtcagggggagaacgtacaactttCTTAAAGATAGTGCGGAATCTGAACacctgtcccaatcactggcgctgtaactgcgtTGTACTGATTGCTTCACCAATCATGTAGCCCAaattatgcaaaaatctatcgtgtcttaaatatataaccatatatcagtttacagcacggaaacatgccatattggcccttcaagtccgcgtAAGTTCACTTCAACatctccactagttcccccctcccactctctgcccataaccgttcaaccccctcatatccaaccttctcttaaatgacagaagggaacctgctgcaactatctcctctggaagatcattccattctgccaccactctgagtgaagaagcatcctctaatatttctcctaaaatgttgcccccttacccttaactcatgccctcttgttccaacctcccctgccctcaggggaaagagtctattcatgtctagtctatctattcctttcataattttaaaaacctctatcaagtcccctctcagtcgtctacgttccactgaataaagttccagtctccttaatctctgcctgtaatccagatgctgtaagccaggcaacatccttgtaaatcttctctgcaccctctccatcttatctatatcctttctataatttggagaccagaactgagcccagtactccaaacctggcctcatcaatgccttaaacagccgcagcatcacttcccagctcctattctctacactatgatttatgaaggccagcataccatacgcCTTcttaccaccctgtctacatgggaatccaccttcaatgaactctgtatcataacccccaggtccctctacTCCTCCTCTtcatgcctcaatgccctccccttaactgcatatgtcctattctggttatttttaccgaaatgcaacaccttacacttgtctacattaaattccatctgccatctttcagcccactcttccaaacaaaccaaatcctctgtaatccaagaaaaccttcctcactatccaccactccccctatttttgtatagtCCGCATATTTGctcacccagttaaccacaccctcatccatatcattaatataaatgataaacaacaggggtcccagcaccgatccctgaggcatcccgctcgtcacaggcttccaacctgacatacagttgtccaccatggctctctgctgtctatctcccagccacctctgaacccatgtcacaatctctctactaattcctagtgactgaaccttccttactaactgtGAAATAtcaagtgttcacaatcactactctggagacgaAGTCTTGgggaacaggttcagctttatttcgagtctgtaGAGTCCGGtatccctggtctggagacacaccggaggttcagaatcatcactcctttgtacagtccCGCATTCAACATCagcccaccttcatttaccttcttccaatcagaatcccagtacattacaacattctccttttccctccatcaatacaggtatcattcagttcctccctcttcatacattgcatattatgttaattagttcattccctccttaggggcgtctaagttaatattcatgtctctattaagcaagcgcagtactagctatagactatctaccagcctgaaccagatccttgcattcTTGGGGGTCCtaataagaaggggcccactagctggtattgtctgttttcaagctctcatctacattcttttcattccatcacttttcaaagaatggtgcgagtttaatcatcttcaaccatatttcacactaaccttatcaaaagccttactaaaatccaaatagatcacgtcaaccgctctaccttcatccacttttcttttcacctcttcaaaaaactcaacaagattcatcaaacatgactttcctttcacaaacccatgctgggtgcccctgataaacccctgtctatccagatatttgtatatactatctcgaagaataccctccataaccttgcccaccaccgaagtcaaacttactggccgataattacttggccgacacctaatgccttttttgaacaacagaactacatttgcaaccctccaatccgtgGTACcaacccctcctccagtgatctttgaaaaatcactgtgtcagtgcccccgctatttgttccctgacctcccttaaagtcctgggaaaaatcccatcaggaccaggagacttatccatctttattgACCCTGGAAGCACCAAAACCCTCACTGTACTAATCCTTATCCTCTctataactaagccctttgccccTCTTATCTCGTATAGCTCATGcccctttcccttgtgaatacggaCGAGAAAAAAATCGTTCAATATCTCTCCCATTTCTTACGGTTCCTCACATAGtccaccggtcccatcatccagtggacctactctatccttaaccctccttttactgttcatgtatctgtaaaaacccttaggattcactttcaccttattagtTATGGACtcctcatatcttctttttgcttttctaatttccctcttaaggttcttcctggaatctaagtaatgaccatacatctcctcaatcctctgtttcttatatttagcataggcctccctcttgtcccgaaccaacttcccaATTTTTCTAGAAACccacagctcccttgaacttttggtcttgcctttcagcctgactggaacataagcatcctgtactctcaaagtcTCACccttaaataccctccaattttcctctacatcctttttggcaaaaaagatcagcccacacaaccctctgcaaatcccttctcatttctccaaacctGGTCTTCACCCACTCAAAGACTTTCAACCTCGGACCtgatctatccctttccatcatcaaGCTAAAAGTGATCACTGGATTCGAAGTTCTCTCCAACActcacctccatcacctgccccatttcattcccaaatAACAGATGTAACaccgctccccctctagttggcgtctcaacatatcgCTGCAAAAAGAAATCCTGAACATATTgtataaactctaagccatcctgtcCTCTTACTGACTGTgcttcccaatctatgttt
The Narcine bancroftii isolate sNarBan1 chromosome 1, sNarBan1.hap1, whole genome shotgun sequence genome window above contains:
- the LOC138752006 gene encoding fucolectin-like isoform X1, translated to MGGAEEWERPAVGEGHYGTTGKPLVMPGMVKWEGKPLPHEGFGTYSQARKPFPRMDGRFLLIVACVWAAAEAHPSEGNACATIRATQSSLSDYRGLALNAIDRNTDTNYINGSCSRTAEQNSPWWSVDFFYHYKVYVVKITAGNNCGGLSRAEIRIGDNANPSGTENTICSRNVNVPAGQAKYFYCQPLGVHGRYMSISVPGRTTCLSLCEVEAYGSYDPH
- the LOC138752006 gene encoding fucolectin-like isoform X2 → MTRQAILGLPPYKLGSRLVPPTPVETWWKGFGTYSQARKPFPRMDGRFLLIVACVWAAAEAHPSEGNACATIRATQSSLSDYRGLALNAIDRNTDTNYINGSCSRTAEQNSPWWSVDFFYHYKVYVVKITAGNNCGGLSRAEIRIGDNANPSGTENTICSRNVNVPAGQAKYFYCQPLGVHGRYMSISVPGRTTCLSLCEVEAYGSYDPH